A portion of the Ardenticatenales bacterium genome contains these proteins:
- a CDS encoding NADH-quinone oxidoreductase subunit N, with translation MTFTIPSIDTFLLLPLIWMVAWGLILMFVDLFVPQEQKNRTGWLSLVGIVPALIITLLQWNQTGATFTPDGGSPMVIVDRYSVFLNSILLVTGILTVLLSVSYLDRVNLNRGEFYMLMLFSLAGMMLMSIANDLILVFLALELLSIPLYILSGFAVPRPDSEESAMKYFLLGAFSSAFMVFGIALIYGATGSTALPQLLTNIGDGGTLGTAGAALLLVGFAFKVAAVPFHMWTPDVYEGAPTAVTAFMSVGAKVGGFAALMRIFISALPAIATTWVPAVAVIAALTMILGNVVALAQSNIKRMLAYSSIAHAGYILMGVAAGISSPEGVSAALFYMLAYLFTNLGAFAIVIAVERRESVGNALEDFKGLAKRAPLLSLAMATFMLSLTGVPPTGGFSGKFYIFRAALEADLAWLAIVGVVTSIISGYFYLRVVYLMFMYEGEGEVSTRPALNTAVALTVLGTLLLGFLPTPWFTAAQQAILHGVQALAGG, from the coding sequence ATGACGTTTACGATTCCGTCCATTGACACTTTTCTGCTATTACCGCTGATCTGGATGGTGGCCTGGGGCCTGATTCTGATGTTTGTGGACCTGTTCGTGCCACAGGAACAGAAAAACCGCACGGGTTGGCTGAGTCTGGTGGGGATTGTGCCGGCATTAATCATCACCCTCCTCCAATGGAACCAAACCGGCGCCACCTTCACCCCCGACGGCGGCAGCCCCATGGTCATCGTAGACCGCTACAGCGTCTTCCTCAACAGCATCCTCCTGGTCACGGGCATCCTCACCGTCCTCCTCTCCGTCAGCTATCTGGACCGCGTCAACCTGAACCGGGGCGAATTCTACATGCTGATGCTGTTCAGTCTTGCCGGCATGATGCTCATGAGCATCGCCAACGACCTGATCCTCGTCTTCCTGGCCCTCGAACTCCTCTCTATCCCCCTCTACATCCTCTCCGGGTTCGCCGTCCCCCGCCCCGACTCCGAAGAATCCGCCATGAAGTACTTCCTCCTCGGCGCCTTCTCCTCCGCCTTCATGGTCTTCGGCATCGCCCTCATCTACGGGGCCACCGGCTCCACCGCCCTGCCCCAACTGCTGACGAACATCGGCGACGGCGGCACACTGGGCACGGCAGGCGCGGCGTTGCTGCTCGTCGGCTTCGCCTTCAAAGTCGCCGCCGTCCCCTTCCACATGTGGACACCCGACGTCTACGAGGGCGCGCCCACCGCCGTCACCGCGTTCATGTCCGTGGGCGCGAAGGTTGGCGGATTCGCCGCCCTCATGCGCATCTTCATCAGCGCCCTGCCGGCCATCGCCACCACCTGGGTTCCCGCCGTGGCCGTGATTGCCGCCCTGACGATGATTTTGGGGAACGTGGTGGCCCTGGCGCAGTCCAACATCAAGCGTATGTTGGCTTATTCCAGCATTGCGCACGCGGGGTACATTTTGATGGGGGTCGCTGCCGGCATTTCCAGCCCGGAGGGGGTGAGCGCGGCCCTCTTCTACATGCTCGCCTACCTCTTCACCAACCTGGGCGCGTTCGCCATCGTCATTGCCGTGGAACGGCGCGAAAGCGTGGGCAACGCCCTCGAAGACTTCAAAGGACTGGCAAAACGCGCGCCGCTGCTCTCCCTGGCCATGGCCACCTTCATGCTCTCCCTCACGGGCGTGCCCCCCACGGGCGGCTTCTCCGGCAAATTCTACATCTTCCGCGCCGCCCTCGAAGCCGATCTGGCGTGGTTGGCCATCGTCGGCGTCGTCACCAGCATCATTTCCGGCTACTTCTACCTGCGCGTCGTCTACCTCATGTTCATGTACGAAGGCGAAGGGGAAGTCAGCACCCGCCCCGCCCTGAACACAGCCGTCGCCCTCACCGTTTTGGGCACGCTCCTCCTCGGCTTCCTCCCCACCCCCTGGTTCACCGCCGCGCAGCAGGCCATCCTGCACGGCGTGCAGGCGCTTGCCGGCGGCTAA